The window CCGAGGCCGCGACCCAGTTCATGACCCCAGTCACGATGCAGGCCCTTTCCGGCCGCCCGGTCTATCTCTCGCAGTGGGATGCACGCGAGCCCAACAACATGCCGCACATCAACCTGAGCCGCGAGGCCGATGCGATCGTGCTGGCACCCGCCAGTGCAGACTTCATTGCGCGCCTGGTCCAGGGACGTTCGGACGAGCTGCTGAGCCTGCTGTGCCTCGCGCGCCCTGTGGAGCGCGTGCCGCTGCTGATCGCGCCTGCCATGAACCGCGAGATGTGGGTTCACCCGGCGACCCAGCGCAACCTGCGCCAGGTCGATGCCGATGGCGCCCGCGTGCTGGGCGTCGGCAACGGCTGGCAGGCCTGCGGCGAGACCGGCGACGGCCGCATGCTCGAACCGCAGCAGCTGTTGGAAGAGATCGTGGCGCAGTTCCAACCCAAGGTACTGGCCGGCCGTCAGGTGGTGGTGACGGCAGGGCCGACCTTCGAAGCGCTCGATCCGATCCGCGGCATTACCAACCATTCATCGGGCAAGATGGGCTTTGCGATCGCGCAGGCTGCGCGCGAAGCGGGCGCCCAGGTCACGCTGGTGGCGGGCCCGGTGCATCTGCCCACGCCGCGCGGTGTTGTGCGCATCGACGTGACTTCGGCGCGCGAGATGCTGGAGGCCAGCCGACAGGCCACGCAGCTGGCGTCGGTGTTCGTCGCCACCGCCGCAGTGGCCGACTGGCGCCCGGCGTCCCACAGCGAGCACAAGATCAAGAAGGACGGCAGCGGCGGTGCGCCGTCGCTGCAGTTCGTCGAGAACCCGGACATCCTGCTGACGATCGCGCAGGGCGAGCGTGCCAGGGCCGGCAAGCTCTACTGCGTGGGCTTTGCGGCAGAGAGCGAGAACCTGGTAGCGCATGCCAAGGCCAAGCGCGAGCGCAAGGGGATTCCCCTGCTGGTAGGCAACATCGGCCCGCTGACCTTCGGGCAGGACCACAACAGCCTGCTCCTGGTCGATGAAGAAGGTGTGCGCGAGCTGCCGCGTGCGCCCAAGCTTGCGCTGGCACGCGAACTGGTGGCTGAAATCGCAGCACGCCTGCCGCCAGGGAGCGCTTGATGAATCCGCAATGGAACACGCCGCCGGACGGCGACTTCGCACGCTACGTCGAGCGTCTTGCGGCCCAGGCCATGCAGCCGCATCGGCCCCCCCAGGAAGGCGAGCACGGGCTCGATGTAGGCATGACGCAGCGGTCACCGGATGCCGAGCCGGTCCATCTGCCGCAGGCGCAGGGGCCTTCCACGGAGGCCGGCGCCCGTCCTGCCCGCCACCTGCTCAAGGCCGCGGGCATCGCCTGGGTGGTGGTCCTGATGGTGCTGCTGGTGGCCGGCGCGCCGGCAGGCATTTTCCTGGGCCTGTTCGCGGCCGGCCTGTGGCTGGGCTACAAGTTCAAGCACCTGTTCATGCCGCCCGGCGTGGAAAACTGGAAGCAATGGCTCGAAGAAGCCGCCAAGCGACAACAGCAACAGCAACTGCAGCAGCAGCAACGAAAGCGCAATCCCAAGTGAACGTCGACGTCCGAATCCTCGATCCCCGCATGCAGGACCAACTGCCTGCCTACGCCACCCCCGGCAGCGCCGGCCTTGACCTGCGCGCCTGCCTGGATGCACCCATCACCCTCGAGCCCAATGCCTGGCAACTCGTAGGCACCGGCATCGCGATCCACCTGGCGGACCCGGGTTATGCAGCGCTGATCCTCCCGCGCTCGGGCCTGGGCCACAAGCATGGCATCGTGCTGGGCAACCTCGTGGGCCTGATCGATAGCGACTACCAGGGCGAGCTCAAGATCAGCGCCTGGAATCGCAGCGACACCGCTTTCGTCCTGCAGCCGATGGAGCGGCTGGCGCAGCTGGTGATCGTACCGGTGATGCAGGCGCAGTTCCGCGTGGTCGCGGAGTTCCCGCCGAGCGCCCGCGGCGAAGGCGGCTACGGGTCGACCGGCAAGCATTGACGTGGGTGTGTAGGCGGGCGCCTTCGGGCTCCGTGCCCTGTGGCTCACAGGTAAAGAACGGAACCGGCACTATGCCGTCAGCGTCGAAGGTTTCAACATGTGTTGAAGCGGTCATCGCGCCGGAGCGTGATGCGTTGAAACCATGGAGAGCGCGCTGCGCCGATCCGTTTCGAGGAGTACACACCATGAAGACCCCAACTCGCCTTGTTTCCGTCACCCTCTCCGTGCTTGCGCTGTCCGCGCTGACCGCTTGCGTAGCGCCACAGCCCGTTTACGAGAGCGCGCGCTATCCCTACCAGCCGGTCTATCCCGTAGCGCCATCGGCTTACGTCGAGTACGGCCGCGTCGCCAACATCGAGGTGATCCGCAGCCAGACGTCCGGCGCCGGCCCGAGCGGCGGGGGTGCAGTGGCGGGTGGCGTCATCGGTGGCGTCGTGGGCAATCAGTTCGGCCACGGCAGCGGCCGTGCCGCAGCCACCGCGCTCGGCGTCATCGGGGGCGCGCTGCTGGGCAACAGCGTCGAGGCCAATGCGAATGCACCGCGCGTTTACGAGAACTATCGCATCTCGATCCAGACGGAGCAGGGCGCCTATCGCTCCTTCGATGTGCCAAGCCCGGGCGATCTGCGTATCGGCGACCGCGTACGCATCGAAGGCGGACAGATCTCGCGCGTCTGAGCGCGATTCAAGACGAAAAGCCGGGCGGTGCCCGGCTTTTTTCGTTGGTCGAGCCTTCAGTGCAGCGTGTCGTTGCCCGGTGCGACAGGTGCAACCTTGAAAAAGCCGGTCCCGGCGGTGCCACGGCCAATTTCTTCCTCCGTCGCCTCGCGTACCGAGCGTACGGTCAGATCGAGCCGCAGCGCGATGCCTGCGAGCGGGTGGTTGCCGTCGAGCACGAGGTGCTCGGGGTAGATCTCGCTCACGGTGTAGATCGTGTCCCGGGGAATGTCTGGACTCACGCCGGCAGGGAGCGCAGCGCCATCGAAAGTCATGCCTTCCTCGATGCCTTCCGGAAAGAGGCTGCGCGGTTCGAGGAAGAGCAATTGCTCGTTGAAGTCGCCGAAGGCCTGCTCCGGCTCGAGCTGCAGCTGCACGCGCGCCCCCGGCTCGTGCCCGCGCAGCGCCGACTCGATGACGGCAAAGAGATCTTCGCCGCCGACCAGGAACTCCACGGGTTCCTCGAGCACGTCCAGCACGTCGCCGAGGGTGTCCTTCAGCGTCCAGGTCAGGCCGACCACGCATTGTTCAGAGATTTCCATACGAGAATTCTCCCATGGAGATTGAACGACCCCTGGCCCTGCTCGGAGGCCTCAGCGCCTCGCAATTCATGCGGCGCCATTGGCAGAAGAAGCCCTTGCTCGTGCGCCAGGCCGTTCCGGGCATGGTGCCGCCGATGGATCGCGAGGCGCTGTTTTCGCTGGCCGGCCGCGAGGAGGTCGAGTCGCGGTTGATCCGCCACGGCAAGAGTGGCTGGACCCTCAAGCACGGTCCTTTCGCACGCCGCGCGCTGCCTTCGCCGAAACAGGCTGCGTGGACCCTGTTGATCCAGGGCGTGGACCAGCACGACCAACGCGTGCATGAACTGTTGCAGCAGTTTCGTTTCGTACCCGACGTGCGGCTCGACGACCTGATGATCAGCTATGCGAGCGACACCGGCGGCGTCGGCGCGCACTTCGACAGCTACGACGTGTTCCTGCTCCAGGCGCACGGGCGCCGCCGCTGGTCCATCGGCAGGCAGCGCGACCTGCGCCTCGAACCCGGCCTGCCGCTCAAGATCCTTGCGCATTTCGAGCCCGAGCAGAGCTTCGTGCTCGAACCCGGCGACATGCTCTACCTGCCGCCGCGCTATGCCCACGATGGCGTCGCAGAGGGCAGTGATTGCATGACCTATTCCATCGGTCTGCGCGCGCCGGCGGCCGCGCCGCTGGGCGCCGACCTGCTGGCCCGCATTGCGGAGGCGCAGGCTGAGTTGCTGCAGGACGCGCCTGCCGTATCGGCCGCCCACTACAAGGACCCGGCGCAGCCGGCGGTGGCCACGCCGGCCGAAATGCCGCCCGCGCTGCAGGCGTTCGCGCGCGAGGCCGTGCTCTCGGCGTTGCGCGATCCCGATGCGATCGACCGTGCCCTGGGCGAATCGATGACCGAGCCCAAGCCCACCGTGTGGTTCGAACAAGGCGAGCCGCCGGTCGAACTGAGCGCTGTCTCGCTCGACCGCCGCACGCGCATGCTCTACGACGCGCGCCATCTCTACATCAACGGCGAGAGCTTCCGTGCCTCCGGGCGCGATGCCCGCCTCATGCGCCGTCTGGCGGACCAGCGCGCGCTGACGCCGCGCGAACTGGCGACCGCCAGCGAGGACGCGCGAGCATTGCTGAAGGACTGGTGCGAAGCGGGGTGGCTGCATGCCGATGAATGAAATGCCTGTCGACGACGCGTTGCCCGAGGGGGCATTCGACGGCCGCCGCGCATTCGAGGCGCATCTGCACGCCGCGCTCGCCGCCGCCGCTCGGGAGAACTGGCGCGAGATCGTGTTCGCCGATCCGGCCTTCATCGACTGGCCGCTCGGGGAACGTGCCATGGCCGAGGCCCTGCAGGCCTGGTCGGCGGCAGGCCGCAGCTTCGTGATGCTGGCGCAGCGCTTCGACGTGTTCGAGCGCGAGCATGCGCGCTTCGTGACATGGCGTCGCATGTGGAGCCACATCATCGATTGCCGCGCCTGCAGCGGGCCGGGCTTGCCACAGGTGCCGAGCGGAATCTGGACGCCGGGCTGGTTTCTGGCACGCATGGACGTGGAGCGGGTGCGCGGCGTCTGCGGCCGCGATCCAGAGCGCCGGCGTGCCCTGCGCGAGCGCATGGACGAGTGCTTGCGTCATGCGAAACCTGCATTTCCGGCGACGACTCTGGGCTTGTAAGCCAATGCCGCGAATCGCGGCGCAACAGGTGGTTCACCCAGGGTACAGGTCTAGAATTTTTCTTCGAGACCTCAATCCCAAAGGAGCCATGTAATGAGAAAGTCCGCCCTGCTCGCCTCGTTGACCGTCGCGGTGGCCCTTGCCGCCTGCGGCAAGAAGGAGGAGTCCGCGCCGGCCGTCGTGACCCCGCCACCTGCCGCGACGACGCCGGCACCCGCTCCGGCGCCTGCACCAGCGCCTGCACCCGACACTTCGTCGTCCTCGTCTTCGTCTTCAATGCCTTCCGCGGCGCCAGCGCCGTCGCCCGGAGCTTCTTCGGCGCTCGACGCCGCCAATGCCGCGACCGACGCTGCCAAGAAGAAGGAAGACGCACCCAAGCAGTAAGGCTGCTTTGCAGCTTCGCCAGGAGGCCGCCCTAGTGCGGCCTTTTTCATTGCCGCGCCTCAAGATGAAAATTGTCTTCTCGACGGCAGTGACGACGCGGAGCGAGAACGTGTCGGGCTCCTAAGCCCGGAGCTCCAGCCAGCCAGAGCCTTCGGCGGCGTTGGCGGTCAACATCTCGTCCTCGCTCGCACCGAGCGCCTCGGCCATCGCGCGCCGCACGAGCTCGGGACGGTTGTTCTGTTCGCTGAGGTGCGCGCCCAGCATGTACTGCAGGCCATCGTGGCGCAGGGCGTGTGCAATTGCCGCCGCGGCGGCGTTGGACAGGTGGCCGTAGTTGCCGCCCACGCGCAGCTTGAGGAAGGGCGGATAGGCCGAGCGGGCCAGCATGTCGCTGTCGTGGTTGAACTCGAGCATCAGCGCGTGGATTCCCGCCAGGCGGGCGAGCACGTGCGGTGTCGCATGCCCCAGGTCGGTCAGCACGCCGAGGCTGCGTGCGCCGTCGCTGCAGCGCAGTTGCAGCGGCTCGCGCGCATCGTGCGGCACCGTGAAGGGCTGTACCAGGAGGCCACCGATTTCGATGTCGTTGCCGTCCCGCGCGAAATGCAGGCGGCCCTCGAAGTCGTGCCCGCCCGATGCAAGCCAGGTGCCCTCGCTCATCCAGACCGGAATGCGCTCGCGCTTCGATAGCGCTCGGGCGCAGCCGATGTGATCGCCATGCTCGTGGGTGATGAAGATCGCATCGAGGTCGCAGGCTTCGAGGCCCGCGCGCGCCAGGCGAGCATCGAGGTGCTTGAGCCCGAAGCCGCAATCGATCAGCAGCCTCGAGCGGCGTCGGTCGCTGGTCGCCTCGACCAGCGTCGCATTGCCCGTGCTGCCGCTGCCCAGGCTGCGGAAGCGCAGCACCTAGATGGACCCGGGTTCAGGTGGAACACCGCGGAACCGGCTTTGCCGGGCCGCTGGTGCTGCCCCCGGTAGGGGGTGGGCGCCTGAACACGAAGTGCCGGGCAACCTGGGGGAGAGCGTCATTTCAAGTCGTCGGCGATGACCTGGACGATGCGCTGCGCATTGGCCGATGTTTCGGCTGCTCCGCTGTCGTTCTGCACCGACACCGTGCTGGTCTCGCCCTGGCCCTTGACCAGGATGCGGAACTTGAGCGGCGCCTCGGTCTTGCTCGAACTGAAGATCTTGGAGAAGAAGCCCGGCTCCTTCTTGTCGGGGTTCGGCGGCACGTAGCGTACGAAGTACACGCCGGCGGCCCGGTCGCGGTCCTCGACGGTGAAGCCGGTGCGGTCCAGTGCAAGGCCGACGCGGCGCCAGGCCCGGTCGAAGTTCTCGTTGATCTGCACCACGGGCTGGCCACCGACATTGGAAATGCTGGCCGTTCGTGCCGGCGCGCTGGTTTGCGCAACGAGCTTGGCCTGCTCCTGCGAGACGCCCAGCTTCACCATCAGGCGGCGCAGGAATTCCGTCTCGAGTTCGGGGTCGCTCGGGCGCGGCTGCCAGACCGTCTGGTCCTGGCGCGTGTTGGTGTAGACCTCCTGCATGCCGCGATGGCTGACGAAGATCTCGGTCGTGCCGTTGGCGCCGCGTTCGATGCGGGTGCGGAAACGGTCGAGCTCGCCGGTGGAGTAGATCGCGTCGACCAGCTTGCCCAGCGTGCCGCGGATCACGTCCTGCGGCAGCTTGGCGCGGTTCTCGGCCCAGTCGGTTTCCATGATGCCGAGGTTGCGCTGCTCGGTGGTCAGCAGGAAGCCGCTCTCTTGCCAGAAGTCCTTGATGGGTTCCCACAGCTGGTCGGCAGGGCGGTTGACCACGATCCAGCGCTGCGTGCCCGAGCGTTCCATGCGTACGTCACCGAGATTGGAGACTGCCGTAGGAATGCTGGGGGCGTTGGCGGCGCCGGCCTGGTAGGCGTTGGCCGAGACCGCGTTGCCAGGCACGGCGTAGCGATTCTCGCGCGACAGCTGCGTGAGGTCCGGCGGCACTTCGAGTGAAGGCGCCTTGCCGGCGCTCTTGTAATCGATCTTGTCGCTCTCGAGGACCGAGCAGGCGGCGAGGCTGGCGACCAGGGCCAGCAATGCGAATCGCGAAAGGGTGTTCAACGTCATCTTCCTTGTGGAATGTTTAGCGCAATCGTCTGGCTGCAGCGCCGCTGTGTCAGAGCGCCGGCCCTGCAAAAAGGTTGCCGGTGTCGAGGTGCGGCAGGTAAAGATGGGATCAGTCCTTGAGGAGCCCTGTGGCACGCAGCGCGGATTCGACGACGGGACGGGCCGACTCGGCGAGTTCCGTCAGCGGCAGGCGCAGCGCCCCGCCGCATAGCCCGAGCCGTGCCATCGCCCACTTCAGCGGAATCGGGTTCGGCTCGACGAACAGATGGCGGTGCAGCGGCATCAGCTCGAACTGGATCTGCATCGCGCGCTTCGCGTCGCCGGCGATGGCCGCGACGCACAGCTCGTGCATCTTGCGGGGCGCCAGGTTGGCTGTCACGCTGATGTTGCCCTTGCCACCGCACAGCATCAGCGCAACAGCGGTGGGGTCGTCGCCCGAGTACACCGCGAAGTGCTTCGGCACCTCGCGGATCAGCCACTGCGCGCGCTCGATGTTGCCGGTGGCTTCCTTGATGCCCACGATGCCGGGCACCTGCGCCAGGCGCAGCACGGTGTCGTGCGCCATATCGGCGACCGTCCGGCCGGGCACGTTGTAGAGCACCACAGGAAGGTCGCCGACTGCCTCGGCAATGGCCTTGAAGTGCTGGTACTGGCCTTCCTGCGTCGGCTTGTTGTAGTAGGGCACCACCTGCAGCTGCGAATCGGCGCCGACGCCCTTGGCGAAGCGAGCGAGCTCGATGGCCTCGCTTGTCGAATTGGCGCCGCAGCCGGCCATCACGGGCACGCGGCCGCGGGCTTGCTCGACCGACACGCGGATGATCTCGCAGTGTTCCTCGACGTTCACCGTCGGCGATTCGCCGGTGGTGCCAACCACGCCCAGGCAATCGGTGCCTTCGTCGATGTGCCAGTCGATCAGCCGGCGCAATGCGGGATAGTCAACGCTGCCGTCGTCATGCATCGGCGTGACGAGCGCGACGATGCTGCCTGTCAGTTGCTCCAAGGGGGTCTCTTTGTCGGTTGCGGAAAGGCAGCCATTCTACTGACTGGCCCGGCCAGCCGGTCAGAGGGGGTAGCGCAAAGGGCTGCGAGCCGAGCCTTCCGGCGGCCGCACGGCTGCGATCCGCTGCACGAAGCGTTCCGGGTCGGCGAGAAATCCGTCTTCGTAGGCCACCACCCGCAGCCCGGCGCAGGCGACGAGCAGCTCGCCCGGCTGCAGCAGAAAGTCCGGCCGCGAGGGCTTGCCTACGCTCTCGTTGCCGGCGGCGAAGGTCTCGTACAGCAGCACGCCGCCGGACGCCACTGCCGCCACGATGTCGGGCAGCCTCGCGCGCCAGAGGTAGTTGGTCACGACCACCGCGCCGAAGAACTGGCCCGCGAACGGCCACGGGCCCTGCTCGATGTCGGCCTGCAAGGCCCGCCCAAAGCGCGCCGCGGAGGCGATCGCTTCCGGGGAACGGTCGACGCCGGTGACGGCGTGGCCGCGTTGCGCGAACCAGCCCATGTGCCGGCCGGCGCCACAGGCGACGTCGAGCACGGTGGCGCCCGGGTCGAGCAGGTGCGACCAGCGCGCGACCCAGGGGGAGGGTGCGAGATCGTGGCTCAGAAGCAGGCCCAGACCTGGTCGACCAGCGTCACGAGGAACGCCGGGTGCGTATAAAGGCCGAACACCGCCACGAGCGCCAGCACCGCAGCCGTGAGCCAGCCGGCGTGCACGAGATGGTGGCGGATGTTCGGGCGCATGAGGGCTCAGGCCGGCTGAGGGGCCGGCTGGCGCACGATCGCGCCTTCCTTGACCGGCAGGTTGACCAGCGCCGCGAACACGCCGAGGGCGATCGCGAGATACCAGACGATGTTGTAGCTGCCGGTGCTGTCGTAGAGATAGCCGCCGAGCCAGACGCCGAGGAACGAACCGACCTGGTGGCTGAGGAACACGAAGCCGCCCAGCATCGAGAGATGCGCCACGCCGAAGATCTGGGCCACGATGCCGCTGGTGAGGGGCACGGTCGACAGCCACAGGAAACCCATCACGCTCGCGAAGACGTACACCGACAGGGGCGTGATGGGCGCCGCCAGGAAGACCGCGATGGTCGCCGCACGGCTGAAGTAGATCGCGGCCAGCAGCTTGCGCTTGGCAAGCCGGGCCCCGAGCGAGCCGGCGACATAGGTGCCGAACACATTGAACAGGCCGACAAGCGCCAGTGCGTAGCTGGCCACTTCGGGCGAGAGTCCTTTGTCGCGCAGGTAGCTCGGCATGTGCACGCCGATGAAGGCCAGCTGGAAGCCGCAGACGAAATAGCCCGCCATCAGCAACACGAAGCTGGGGTACTTGAAGGCCTCTCCCACGGCCTGGAGGATGGTCTGGTCGCGGTGGGCGACGGCGGCTTGTCCGACACGCGGCTCGCGCAGCCCGAAGGCGAGCGGCACGATCAGCAGCACCATGAGTGCCAGCACCAGCAGGGCCGTATGCCAGCCGAAGCCTGCGATCAGCTGGCCCTCCACCGGCACCATCAGGAACTGGCCGAAGGAACCCGCTGCGGCCGCCACGCCCATCGCCCAGGATCGCCGTTCGACCGGGATCTGCCGGCCGATCACGCCGTAGATCACCGCGTAGGTGGTGCCGGCCTGCGCTGCGCCGATCAGCACGCCGGCCGTCAGCGCGAACAGGAGCGGCGTGGGCGACAGCGCCATGCCCGCGAGCCCGGCTGCGTAGAGCACGGCCCCCGCCACCAACACGCGGAAGGCGCCCAGCTTGTCGGCCAGCATGCCGGCGAAGACGCCGATCACTCCCCAGGCGAGGTTCTGGATGGCGAGCGCCATCGAGAAGCTCTGGCGCGACCAGCCCTGCTCCTGCGTGATCGGCTGGAGCCACAGGCCGAAGCCGTGGCGGATCCCCATCGACAGGGTGACAATCATCGCGCCGCAGAAGAGGACCTGCTTGAGCGAGAGCGGCTGGGATTGAGCGTGCATCCGGCGACTTTATCGAAAACGACCGAAGTCCACCGGCAACCGCAGCGACTCGCATTGTTGATTTTTTGATCGTGCGTTGATGCAGTCTGCGCATCAACGCCGCTCTGTATGTCCATCCAGGTTTTCGGGAGCCCACGCATACAATCCGCCCCCATGGCGACTCTTACCAAGACTCCTCCGGCCTATTCCGAAGGCTCCATCCGTGTCCTCAAGGGACTCGAGCCCGTCAAGCAGCGTCCGGGCATGTACACCCGCACCGACAACCCGCTGCACATCATCCAGGAGGTCCTGGACAACGCCGCCGACGAGGCGCTCGCCGGCTACGGCAAGAAGATCAAGGTCACGCTGCACTCCGATGCGTCGGTCAGCGTCGAAGACGATGGCCGCGGCATCCCGTTCGGCCTGCATCCCGAGGAGAAGGCGCCGGTGATCGAGCTGGTGTACACCCGGCTTCACGCCGGCGGCAAGTTCGACAAGGGCGCGGGCGGCGCCTACAGCTTCTCCGGCGGCTTGCACGGGGTCGGCGTTTCAGTGACCAACGCGCTGTCGAAGCGGCTGGAGGTCCAGTCCTTTCGCGAAGGCTCGGCCGCGCGCATCGTGTTCGCAGGCGGCGACGTGGTCGAGACGCTGCAGGTTCGTC is drawn from Variovorax sp. PBS-H4 and contains these coding sequences:
- a CDS encoding glycine zipper 2TM domain-containing protein; protein product: MKTPTRLVSVTLSVLALSALTACVAPQPVYESARYPYQPVYPVAPSAYVEYGRVANIEVIRSQTSGAGPSGGGAVAGGVIGGVVGNQFGHGSGRAAATALGVIGGALLGNSVEANANAPRVYENYRISIQTEQGAYRSFDVPSPGDLRIGDRVRIEGGQISRV
- a CDS encoding MFS transporter, which codes for MHAQSQPLSLKQVLFCGAMIVTLSMGIRHGFGLWLQPITQEQGWSRQSFSMALAIQNLAWGVIGVFAGMLADKLGAFRVLVAGAVLYAAGLAGMALSPTPLLFALTAGVLIGAAQAGTTYAVIYGVIGRQIPVERRSWAMGVAAAAGSFGQFLMVPVEGQLIAGFGWHTALLVLALMVLLIVPLAFGLREPRVGQAAVAHRDQTILQAVGEAFKYPSFVLLMAGYFVCGFQLAFIGVHMPSYLRDKGLSPEVASYALALVGLFNVFGTYVAGSLGARLAKRKLLAAIYFSRAATIAVFLAAPITPLSVYVFASVMGFLWLSTVPLTSGIVAQIFGVAHLSMLGGFVFLSHQVGSFLGVWLGGYLYDSTGSYNIVWYLAIALGVFAALVNLPVKEGAIVRQPAPQPA
- the dut gene encoding dUTP diphosphatase; this translates as MNVDVRILDPRMQDQLPAYATPGSAGLDLRACLDAPITLEPNAWQLVGTGIAIHLADPGYAALILPRSGLGHKHGIVLGNLVGLIDSDYQGELKISAWNRSDTAFVLQPMERLAQLVIVPVMQAQFRVVAEFPPSARGEGGYGSTGKH
- a CDS encoding cupin domain-containing protein → MEIERPLALLGGLSASQFMRRHWQKKPLLVRQAVPGMVPPMDREALFSLAGREEVESRLIRHGKSGWTLKHGPFARRALPSPKQAAWTLLIQGVDQHDQRVHELLQQFRFVPDVRLDDLMISYASDTGGVGAHFDSYDVFLLQAHGRRRWSIGRQRDLRLEPGLPLKILAHFEPEQSFVLEPGDMLYLPPRYAHDGVAEGSDCMTYSIGLRAPAAAPLGADLLARIAEAQAELLQDAPAVSAAHYKDPAQPAVATPAEMPPALQAFAREAVLSALRDPDAIDRALGESMTEPKPTVWFEQGEPPVELSAVSLDRRTRMLYDARHLYINGESFRASGRDARLMRRLADQRALTPRELATASEDARALLKDWCEAGWLHADE
- the bamC gene encoding outer membrane protein assembly factor BamC, which encodes MNTLSRFALLALVASLAACSVLESDKIDYKSAGKAPSLEVPPDLTQLSRENRYAVPGNAVSANAYQAGAANAPSIPTAVSNLGDVRMERSGTQRWIVVNRPADQLWEPIKDFWQESGFLLTTEQRNLGIMETDWAENRAKLPQDVIRGTLGKLVDAIYSTGELDRFRTRIERGANGTTEIFVSHRGMQEVYTNTRQDQTVWQPRPSDPELETEFLRRLMVKLGVSQEQAKLVAQTSAPARTASISNVGGQPVVQINENFDRAWRRVGLALDRTGFTVEDRDRAAGVYFVRYVPPNPDKKEPGFFSKIFSSSKTEAPLKFRILVKGQGETSTVSVQNDSGAAETSANAQRIVQVIADDLK
- a CDS encoding class I SAM-dependent methyltransferase — protein: MSHDLAPSPWVARWSHLLDPGATVLDVACGAGRHMGWFAQRGHAVTGVDRSPEAIASAARFGRALQADIEQGPWPFAGQFFGAVVVTNYLWRARLPDIVAAVASGGVLLYETFAAGNESVGKPSRPDFLLQPGELLVACAGLRVVAYEDGFLADPERFVQRIAAVRPPEGSARSPLRYPL
- a CDS encoding MBL fold metallo-hydrolase; amino-acid sequence: MLRFRSLGSGSTGNATLVEATSDRRRSRLLIDCGFGLKHLDARLARAGLEACDLDAIFITHEHGDHIGCARALSKRERIPVWMSEGTWLASGGHDFEGRLHFARDGNDIEIGGLLVQPFTVPHDAREPLQLRCSDGARSLGVLTDLGHATPHVLARLAGIHALMLEFNHDSDMLARSAYPPFLKLRVGGNYGHLSNAAAAAIAHALRHDGLQYMLGAHLSEQNNRPELVRRAMAEALGASEDEMLTANAAEGSGWLELRA
- the coaBC gene encoding bifunctional phosphopantothenoylcysteine decarboxylase/phosphopantothenate--cysteine ligase CoaBC; its protein translation is MQDLAGKHIVLGLTGGIACYKSAELCRLLVKAGAGVQVVMTEAATQFMTPVTMQALSGRPVYLSQWDAREPNNMPHINLSREADAIVLAPASADFIARLVQGRSDELLSLLCLARPVERVPLLIAPAMNREMWVHPATQRNLRQVDADGARVLGVGNGWQACGETGDGRMLEPQQLLEEIVAQFQPKVLAGRQVVVTAGPTFEALDPIRGITNHSSGKMGFAIAQAAREAGAQVTLVAGPVHLPTPRGVVRIDVTSAREMLEASRQATQLASVFVATAAVADWRPASHSEHKIKKDGSGGAPSLQFVENPDILLTIAQGERARAGKLYCVGFAAESENLVAHAKAKRERKGIPLLVGNIGPLTFGQDHNSLLLVDEEGVRELPRAPKLALARELVAEIAARLPPGSA
- a CDS encoding FKBP-type peptidyl-prolyl cis-trans isomerase, whose protein sequence is MEISEQCVVGLTWTLKDTLGDVLDVLEEPVEFLVGGEDLFAVIESALRGHEPGARVQLQLEPEQAFGDFNEQLLFLEPRSLFPEGIEEGMTFDGAALPAGVSPDIPRDTIYTVSEIYPEHLVLDGNHPLAGIALRLDLTVRSVREATEEEIGRGTAGTGFFKVAPVAPGNDTLH
- the dapA gene encoding 4-hydroxy-tetrahydrodipicolinate synthase, with product MEQLTGSIVALVTPMHDDGSVDYPALRRLIDWHIDEGTDCLGVVGTTGESPTVNVEEHCEIIRVSVEQARGRVPVMAGCGANSTSEAIELARFAKGVGADSQLQVVPYYNKPTQEGQYQHFKAIAEAVGDLPVVLYNVPGRTVADMAHDTVLRLAQVPGIVGIKEATGNIERAQWLIREVPKHFAVYSGDDPTAVALMLCGGKGNISVTANLAPRKMHELCVAAIAGDAKRAMQIQFELMPLHRHLFVEPNPIPLKWAMARLGLCGGALRLPLTELAESARPVVESALRATGLLKD